A window of Cyclopterus lumpus isolate fCycLum1 chromosome 14, fCycLum1.pri, whole genome shotgun sequence contains these coding sequences:
- the zar1l gene encoding ZAR1-like protein: MEGFLSTFPPYNVCAVPAQDSGWGKRDGRFMIPQGLNYLELCKAILSQVHPSVHPPLQKANTRECGVQVNAKVDKIVQCSLGPKTLFCVEGDHDVSSKSHGSPELGTPDGKALYNTPLGKLRFRRPVSIYSPVFDRRLFLKQLDDDGSEGEAEAAEQAASDKDCETDHSAEDTVRDFKTTFHRSLKGSNFQFLEQRYGFFHCKKCNIRWESAYVWCISGTSKVYYKQLCRKCQVGFNPYRVESILCKGCSQTCCSCEKKQRHINMKRPHRQDLCCRCKGMKLSCDATYSFKYIV; this comes from the exons ATGGAGGGGTTCCTGTCTACGTTTCCACCGTACAACGTCTGCGCGGTCCCAGCTCAGGACAGCGGCTGGGGGAAGAGAGACGGCCGCTTCATGATCCCCCAGGGCCTCAACTACCTGGAGCTCTGCAAGGCCATCCTGTCCCAGGTCCACCCCAGTGTACACCCTCCACTCCAGAAGGCAAACACCAGGGAGTGCGGCGTGCAAGTAAACGCCAAAGTGGATAAAATCGTGCAGTGCTCGCTGGGTCCCAAAACGCTGTTCTGCGTGGAGGGCGACCATGACGTGTCCTCCAAGTCGCACGGGAGCCCCGAGCTCGGCACGCCGGACGGGAAGGCGCTCTACAACACGCCGCTCGGCAAGCTGCGCTTCCGGAGGCCCGTTTCCATCTACTCGCCGGTGTTTGACCGCCGGCTCTTCTTGAAGCAACTCGATGACGATGGAAGCGAAGGAGAAGCTGAAGCCGCCGAACAAGCCGCGTCTGACAAGGACTGCGAGACGGATCACAGTGCCGAGGACACGGTGCGGGACTTCAAGACTACTTTCCACAGGTCGTTAAAGGGGTCCAACTTCCAG ttccTGGAGCAGAGGTATGGCTTTTTCCACTGCAAAAAGTGCAACATCCGGTGGGAGAGTGCTTATGTGTGGTGCATCTCTGGAACCAGTAAG GTTTACTACAAGCAGCTCTGCCGGAAGTGTCAGGTGGGTTTTAACCCCTACAGAGTGGAGTCCATCCTCTGCAAG GGCTGCTCTCAAACTTGCTGCAGCTGTGAGAAGAAGCAGAGGCACATAAACATGAAGAGGCCTCACCGACAGGACCTTTGTTGTCGCTGCAAGGGCATGAAGCTGTCTTGTGACGCCACCTACAGCTTCAAATATATTGTCTGA